AACATGGGCAGCTACAACGATTATAGTATGGCCTTGCCCGAACATACGGAAAACGTTGTGGCCGGGGTTTGCCATCAGCAGGGGGTAAATGCCAAAATTCCTCCGGTTTGGGTACTTTATATTTGGGTGCAAGATCTAACCATTAGCTTAGAAAAATGCACAGCTTTTGGCGGAAATATTATTGACGGCCCACGCAAAGCAGGAGCGTTTTTATTTGCACTTGTGCGCGACCCCGCAGGCGCTACAATAGGGCTAATGCAACAATAAAGTGATTTTTTGCGTTTAATTTTTTGATGTGTTAGGTTTTTTACCAGCTTTTAGCGAGAAAATTAACAATTTTTAACAAATATTGATAAAAAAAAGCAAAAAATACTTGCAAAACGCTTAGCGCTTACTGTATCTTTGTACTAACAACAAGATTAAAATAGTTTGTTTGTTGAATGCGCAGGCGCAATAGTAAGTAAAACTATTTTAGGTTCAAGTCCTAAACATTCGCACGTTTTCATAGCATGAAA
The sequence above is drawn from the Sphingobacteriales bacterium genome and encodes:
- a CDS encoding VOC family protein is translated as MSLKPHNAIGSLAWFDLTAPNADELRDFYEQVVGWKSIPVNMGSYNDYSMALPEHTENVVAGVCHQQGVNAKIPPVWVLYIWVQDLTISLEKCTAFGGNIIDGPRKAGAFLFALVRDPAGATIGLMQQ